One segment of Dolichospermum sp. DET69 DNA contains the following:
- a CDS encoding aminotransferase class III-fold pyridoxal phosphate-dependent enzyme, with protein MNEKQSHVFNTPRWHKTCLMPTHGKGIYVYDSEGKSYLDAIGGTHVISIGHGVTEVADAIAKQARELCFIHKAQFTSEPQERLADVVTAMAPEGMDRVGFVTGGSTANEKAFQVALYYHQLRGKPSKYKIISRWHSYHGHTIATLAMSGSRFVRSSLPPFDLLNFPHIQAPHCYQCPYGLTYPSCQLACANELARTIEQEGPDTIAAFIAEPIIGGAGSAIVPPPGYYEKIREICDFYDILFISEEIITGFGRTGKNFGIDHWNVIPDMITATKALSSGYAPIGAVIIHKRVREIFDHATKNIPLSLFTYAGHPISCAAALAVQNYLAEHNLIEKCAVIGKYLKNELQKLAARESFIGDVRGEGLLIGIEFVQNRETHQPFSRSLGITEKIMQIGLKNGLILRGRFGTGIGVDGDHILISPPFIITETQCDELVEKLELTFKEVKQALNLVCAE; from the coding sequence ATGAACGAAAAACAATCTCACGTTTTTAATACACCTCGCTGGCATAAAACCTGTTTGATGCCAACTCATGGCAAAGGGATTTATGTTTATGATTCCGAAGGTAAATCCTATCTAGATGCCATCGGGGGAACTCATGTTATTTCCATTGGCCATGGTGTTACAGAAGTAGCTGATGCGATCGCTAAACAAGCTCGTGAACTGTGTTTCATCCATAAAGCTCAATTTACCAGCGAACCCCAAGAACGTTTGGCTGATGTCGTCACAGCAATGGCTCCAGAGGGCATGGATAGAGTTGGTTTCGTTACCGGTGGCTCAACAGCCAATGAAAAGGCTTTTCAAGTAGCACTTTATTACCATCAACTCCGAGGAAAACCCAGCAAATATAAAATTATCTCCCGTTGGCATAGTTATCACGGTCATACAATTGCTACCCTAGCCATGTCCGGGAGTCGGTTTGTTCGCAGCAGTTTACCTCCCTTTGATTTATTAAATTTTCCCCATATTCAAGCCCCCCACTGTTATCAATGTCCCTATGGACTCACCTATCCCAGTTGTCAACTCGCTTGTGCCAATGAACTAGCCAGGACAATAGAACAAGAAGGCCCCGATACCATAGCCGCTTTTATTGCCGAACCGATTATTGGTGGTGCCGGTAGTGCGATCGTTCCCCCACCGGGTTACTATGAAAAAATTCGAGAAATTTGTGATTTTTACGATATTCTTTTCATTTCCGAAGAAATTATCACAGGCTTCGGTCGCACTGGTAAGAATTTTGGAATTGACCACTGGAATGTCATCCCGGATATGATCACAGCCACAAAAGCCTTAAGTAGTGGATACGCGCCCATTGGAGCCGTGATTATTCACAAAAGGGTTCGAGAAATATTTGATCATGCCACTAAAAATATACCCCTATCATTGTTCACCTATGCGGGACATCCCATTAGTTGCGCTGCGGCCTTAGCTGTACAAAACTATCTTGCTGAACATAATCTGATTGAAAAATGTGCAGTCATCGGTAAATATCTGAAAAATGAATTACAAAAGTTGGCTGCACGGGAATCATTCATTGGAGATGTTCGCGGAGAAGGGTTATTAATAGGGATTGAATTTGTCCAAAACCGAGAGACTCATCAACCATTTTCCCGTTCCCTGGGCATAACTGAAAAAATCATGCAAATAGGCTTAAAAAATGGCTTAATTCTCCGAGGTAGATTTGGTACGGGAATAGGAGTAGATGGAGATCACATTTTAATTTCGCCACCTTTTATTATTACAGAAACTCAATGTGATGAATTAGTGGAAAAATTAGAATTGACTTTCAAAGAAGTAAAACAGGCTCTTAATTTGGTCTGTGCTGAATAA
- a CDS encoding DUF98 domain-containing protein, which translates to MLQAEELDKCKIELLKDSLSRSPIELAELSTLQRIILITDGTLTDILEIYLLEKIAIIKLSEEIVNITESIPLLNLEVGNKVIKRRIFLQGRISQKNWVYAESMVVPDRLDPRFKEQLLNSVKPIGKLWLEYRVETFKEIVDLSQELAGNLAEDFKINKDENLFSRTYRVFSQNQPVMMITEKFPTSFFI; encoded by the coding sequence ATGCTACAGGCAGAAGAACTTGATAAATGTAAAATTGAATTATTGAAAGATAGTTTAAGCAGAAGCCCAATTGAACTTGCTGAATTAAGTACACTTCAGCGAATTATCTTAATTACTGATGGAACTTTAACTGATATTCTGGAAATTTATCTATTAGAAAAGATTGCAATTATTAAACTTTCTGAAGAAATAGTCAACATTACTGAAAGTATCCCTCTTTTAAATCTGGAAGTTGGCAACAAAGTTATTAAAAGAAGAATATTTCTCCAAGGAAGAATTAGCCAAAAAAACTGGGTTTACGCTGAATCTATGGTGGTTCCCGACCGACTAGATCCAAGATTTAAAGAACAGTTACTCAACTCAGTAAAACCCATTGGTAAACTCTGGTTAGAATATCGCGTGGAAACCTTTAAAGAAATTGTTGATTTATCTCAAGAACTTGCTGGTAATTTAGCTGAGGATTTTAAAATTAACAAAGATGAAAACCTCTTTTCACGGACTTATCGAGTGTTTTCACAAAATCAACCTGTAATGATGATTACCGAAAAATTCCCCACTAGTTTTTTCATCTAA
- a CDS encoding ISH3 family transposase translates to MTVSSLTKATRGESTEELVLTDSETLDEVIQCLVENFSIETQGACDQQTLFEILVKAASTGDSIENTAKLLKNIPTANDIRYHLNKINNFEELEAQINQALKSRIPLGLKKGCLKIAIDLNLICYYGQPTSSELPYIYRSEAKSGTNSFYAYATLYVISNNKRVTLAIRGVRQLDTSVALITYLLAELESLKINVKKLYLDRGFFNTPVIRWLQALDIPFLMPAIKTGKKGGIKQFLKGKKSYKTTYTITRDKDDFVTFDLWIVCKYRKGKHKKHGVQYFVYVAYKVKTNLNYIYQDYRKRFGIETSYRLKNICRIKTNNKNPVLRLLFIGISFLLINIWVNLLWLKISRKRKGSRLIYRTLFTLKQMLAFLSQALQKKYQVVESIYIPSG, encoded by the coding sequence TTGACTGTTTCATCTCTAACAAAAGCCACGCGGGGCGAGTCTACAGAAGAACTCGTTTTAACCGACTCAGAAACTCTTGATGAGGTTATTCAGTGTTTAGTAGAAAATTTTTCGATTGAAACGCAAGGAGCCTGTGACCAACAAACTTTATTCGAGATTCTGGTTAAAGCAGCCAGCACTGGAGACAGTATTGAAAACACAGCTAAATTGTTAAAAAATATTCCGACAGCTAATGATATTAGATATCATCTCAATAAAATTAACAATTTTGAGGAATTAGAAGCGCAAATAAATCAAGCATTAAAAAGTCGAATTCCTTTAGGATTAAAAAAAGGGTGTTTGAAAATAGCGATTGATTTAAATTTAATTTGTTATTATGGTCAACCAACATCGTCAGAATTACCCTACATATATCGAAGTGAAGCTAAATCTGGTACTAATTCATTTTATGCCTATGCCACTTTATATGTTATTAGTAATAATAAGCGTGTAACTCTAGCAATAAGAGGTGTTCGCCAATTAGATACTAGTGTGGCTTTAATTACTTATTTATTAGCAGAACTTGAATCCCTAAAAATAAATGTAAAAAAACTCTATTTGGATAGGGGATTTTTTAATACTCCTGTAATTAGATGGTTACAGGCATTAGATATTCCCTTTCTTATGCCTGCTATCAAGACTGGAAAAAAAGGAGGAATCAAACAATTCCTCAAGGGTAAAAAAAGTTATAAAACTACCTATACTATTACAAGAGACAAAGATGATTTTGTCACATTTGATTTATGGATCGTCTGTAAATATAGAAAGGGAAAGCATAAAAAGCATGGGGTTCAATACTTTGTTTATGTTGCTTATAAGGTCAAAACAAATTTAAATTATATCTATCAAGATTATCGAAAAAGATTTGGCATTGAAACCAGTTATCGTCTGAAAAATATTTGTCGAATTAAGACGAATAACAAAAATCCAGTCTTGAGATTACTATTCATTGGAATATCCTTTCTTCTAATTAACATCTGGGTGAATCTACTATGGCTCAAAATCAGTCGTAAAAGGAAAGGTAGTAGATTAATTTATCGCACACTTTTTACACTCAAACAGATGTTAGCCTTTTTATCTCAAGCCCTACAGAAGAAATATCAAGTCGTTGAAAGCATTTATATTCCATCCGGTTAG
- a CDS encoding sulfotransferase, protein MNLPVSELNDLPILTPSEIEEQAIAILGDIKNSPIPQMDIEQLIQRLEDFKYQWQKAFTDFGKDYRGELAYSDLIADFGERIAPVAKKWLPPSGTANRAVNVIISMLSTPKPVSVPLNKQLSIARSKLKAKLEGDENQNFLIPEFTKPIFIVSAPRAGSSLLFETLAQFPDLWTIGDESHEIIEGIPALHPRARNFSSNRLIESDATSEIGLNLKKRFVQQLQNREGVKYLHLPESERPNKIRFLEKTPKNAFRVPFIKAIFPDALFIYLYRDPKENISSLMEGWRSQRFISYQPLPGWPYRNWSFLLVPEWSSLQKSSLVEIAAHQWKTANSCLIEDLKTLDSSCWHLVNYQ, encoded by the coding sequence ATGAATTTACCGGTGTCCGAACTCAATGATTTACCAATTTTAACTCCCTCGGAAATTGAGGAACAAGCGATCGCAATTTTGGGGGATATCAAAAATTCCCCAATTCCTCAAATGGATATAGAGCAATTGATCCAGAGGTTGGAAGACTTTAAATATCAATGGCAAAAGGCTTTTACAGACTTTGGAAAAGACTACCGAGGGGAACTAGCCTATAGTGATTTGATCGCAGATTTTGGCGAAAGAATAGCCCCCGTGGCGAAAAAATGGCTACCCCCATCAGGAACAGCAAATAGAGCAGTTAACGTCATTATTTCCATGTTGTCAACACCCAAACCTGTTTCCGTACCCTTGAATAAGCAGCTATCTATAGCCAGAAGCAAGCTCAAAGCCAAGTTAGAGGGAGATGAAAACCAAAATTTCCTGATTCCAGAGTTTACAAAGCCAATTTTTATCGTTTCTGCACCTAGAGCCGGGAGTAGCTTATTATTTGAAACCCTAGCTCAATTTCCCGATTTGTGGACAATTGGCGATGAAAGTCACGAAATTATCGAAGGAATCCCTGCATTACACCCAAGAGCGCGAAATTTTAGTTCTAATCGCTTGATAGAAAGTGATGCTACCTCAGAAATTGGTTTAAATCTGAAAAAACGCTTTGTTCAACAATTGCAAAATCGGGAAGGAGTGAAATATCTCCATCTTCCTGAGTCAGAACGGCCAAATAAAATTCGTTTTTTGGAGAAAACACCCAAAAATGCCTTCAGAGTTCCTTTTATAAAGGCTATATTTCCTGATGCTCTCTTTATCTATCTCTATCGAGATCCTAAAGAAAATATCAGTAGTTTGATGGAAGGATGGCGATCGCAGCGGTTTATTTCCTATCAACCCCTACCAGGTTGGCCTTATCGCAATTGGAGTTTTCTCCTCGTTCCCGAATGGTCATCTTTGCAAAAGTCCTCATTGGTCGAAATTGCTGCTCATCAGTGGAAAACAGCGAATTCTTGCCTGATAGAAGACTTAAAAACCCTGGATTCCTCTTGTTGGCACTTAGTTAATTATCAGTAA
- a CDS encoding coproporphyrinogen III oxidase family protein, whose translation MTLTVERSEIQTPKRLPLNPNYPPFRQWKRGVVNEKLQEDPLCLYIHIPFCTQRCAFCYYKTVDLKERPEIPGYVDALCQEIKMVAEKFNLSKRPIKAVYFGGGTPTVLEENHLVQIVSALRENFHLFDERIQFSVEAEPLSVSPSKMNVLREIGVNRLSLGIQSFNNEIIKLSGRGHDEKQAYRAIDVAQKAGNGQWSINIDLLSGLAGETTETWKESLESALKTGVESITVYKMEAFANTEVFQQGVRQETIELPSEELEMQFMQLAMERFERANYHPWSHFTYTKNPSDRSEYIFNIWQEVDFYGFGVSAFGYLGHSLLQNTSDMEKYTSLMTTGELPLARGYQFTSLDRMVREVLLGMKLLRFDLAKFQQRHGFKLQFLCGGTLNQLESGGFIKVSDTEIELTSKGILYGDYVGETLAASLKNIR comes from the coding sequence ATGACTTTAACAGTTGAACGTTCGGAAATCCAAACCCCTAAGCGTCTGCCACTAAATCCTAATTATCCCCCGTTTCGGCAGTGGAAAAGAGGCGTAGTGAATGAAAAACTCCAAGAAGATCCTCTTTGTCTTTATATTCATATTCCTTTTTGTACCCAACGATGTGCTTTCTGTTATTACAAAACCGTTGATCTCAAAGAAAGACCGGAAATCCCTGGATATGTAGATGCGCTCTGCCAAGAAATTAAAATGGTTGCAGAGAAATTTAACTTAAGTAAAAGACCCATTAAAGCCGTTTATTTTGGTGGAGGAACGCCCACAGTATTAGAAGAAAATCACCTGGTGCAAATTGTCTCAGCTTTACGGGAAAATTTCCATCTTTTTGATGAAAGAATCCAGTTTTCAGTGGAAGCAGAACCTCTGAGTGTTTCTCCATCAAAAATGAATGTTCTCAGAGAAATAGGGGTAAATCGTCTGAGTTTAGGAATCCAGTCTTTTAATAATGAAATCATTAAATTAAGTGGCCGGGGACATGATGAAAAACAGGCTTATCGAGCGATAGATGTGGCTCAAAAAGCCGGTAATGGGCAATGGTCAATTAATATTGATTTATTGAGTGGATTAGCTGGAGAAACCACAGAAACCTGGAAAGAAAGCCTAGAAAGCGCTCTGAAAACAGGGGTAGAAAGTATTACAGTTTACAAAATGGAAGCCTTTGCGAATACAGAGGTATTTCAGCAAGGTGTCCGTCAAGAAACCATAGAATTACCATCAGAAGAGCTAGAAATGCAGTTTATGCAGTTAGCGATGGAACGGTTTGAACGAGCGAATTATCACCCTTGGAGTCATTTTACTTATACCAAGAACCCAAGCGATCGCAGCGAATACATCTTCAATATTTGGCAAGAAGTGGACTTTTATGGCTTTGGGGTGTCTGCATTCGGATATTTAGGCCATTCTTTGCTGCAAAATACCAGCGACATGGAAAAATATACCAGCCTGATGACAACAGGAGAACTACCCTTAGCGCGTGGTTATCAGTTTACCAGCTTAGATAGGATGGTAAGAGAGGTTTTGCTGGGTATGAAGCTATTACGCTTTGATCTAGCTAAATTTCAGCAAAGACACGGATTTAAATTACAATTTCTCTGCGGTGGAACTTTAAACCAACTGGAAAGCGGAGGTTTTATCAAAGTATCGGACACAGAAATTGAATTAACCTCCAAAGGCATTCTGTATGGAGACTATGTAGGGGAAACCTTAGCAGCATCTTTGAAAAATATCAGATAG
- a CDS encoding AMP-binding protein — translation MFFTQNTPALSLQPESTLTDGQLTCSWQDVIDIFEDLSIFLEKNKISITDCLALECENSLPSALTLLYLLEKGYSFLLLPQADQPAVIPSFCHYQMIPTRENLGKIDDLTKFDSWLKITENEEYQPINDGGKKLYMRTSGSTGNPKMVVHSHEQVLKNALNCVERLTLSPNDRVAIPVPLYHMYGLGAAFLPSVAVGAAIDLQKGANLLRYLQREKDFNPNVAFMTPSFCKTLIKGRKSARDYKLTVIAGDGIKEDTFTKYEQNFGCLVKLYGSTEMGAIAAGSPKDEKDVRCQTVGLPMSGVKIRIKPQSVDAQEQGVGEIYCHHPYGFDGYVDTAGQPIIPEQTEPDGYIAMKDLGKLRAEGHLEVWGRCDRSVNRDGFLVLFSDIEKNMEKITGIETVVVESYGESQRGKGLVAFCILSKSANLDETDIKASCFNILLKRAIPDQILIIKTLPMLPNGKIDRQKLISVLPKRS, via the coding sequence ATGTTTTTTACTCAAAATACCCCTGCTCTGAGTTTACAGCCAGAAAGCACCCTAACTGATGGACAATTAACCTGTTCTTGGCAGGATGTTATAGACATTTTCGAGGATTTATCAATATTCTTGGAAAAAAACAAGATTAGTATTACAGACTGTTTAGCTCTAGAATGTGAAAATTCCCTGCCTAGTGCCTTAACTTTGTTGTATTTGCTGGAAAAAGGGTATAGTTTTCTCTTGCTACCTCAAGCAGATCAACCTGCTGTTATTCCTTCATTTTGTCACTATCAAATGATCCCAACTAGGGAAAATCTAGGAAAAATAGATGACCTCACAAAATTTGATAGTTGGTTAAAAATCACCGAAAACGAGGAATATCAACCGATTAATGATGGGGGAAAAAAGCTGTATATGCGGACATCTGGGAGTACGGGAAATCCCAAAATGGTTGTTCACTCCCATGAGCAAGTGCTAAAAAATGCTCTTAATTGTGTGGAAAGACTGACATTAAGCCCTAATGATCGAGTTGCTATTCCTGTCCCTCTTTATCATATGTATGGTTTGGGGGCTGCTTTTCTTCCCAGTGTAGCCGTTGGTGCTGCTATTGATCTGCAAAAAGGTGCAAACCTACTCAGATATTTGCAAAGAGAAAAAGACTTTAATCCTAATGTCGCTTTTATGACTCCTAGCTTTTGCAAAACCTTAATTAAAGGACGAAAATCAGCTAGAGATTATAAACTGACGGTAATTGCGGGAGATGGGATTAAAGAGGATACCTTTACGAAGTATGAACAGAATTTTGGCTGTTTAGTTAAATTATACGGTAGTACAGAAATGGGAGCGATCGCTGCTGGTAGTCCCAAAGACGAAAAAGATGTGCGTTGTCAAACTGTGGGTTTACCTATGTCTGGGGTAAAAATACGAATAAAACCCCAGTCTGTAGACGCTCAAGAACAAGGGGTTGGAGAGATTTACTGTCATCATCCTTATGGTTTTGATGGTTATGTTGATACAGCAGGTCAGCCAATTATACCCGAACAAACAGAGCCAGATGGTTATATAGCCATGAAAGACCTGGGAAAACTCCGTGCAGAAGGTCATCTAGAAGTTTGGGGAAGATGCGATCGCAGCGTTAACCGTGATGGATTTTTAGTATTATTTTCTGATATTGAAAAGAATATGGAAAAGATTACGGGAATTGAAACCGTTGTGGTAGAATCCTACGGGGAAAGTCAAAGGGGGAAAGGTTTAGTTGCTTTCTGTATCTTGTCAAAGAGTGCCAATCTTGATGAAACTGATATTAAAGCATCATGTTTTAATATCTTATTGAAGCGGGCTATTCCCGATCAAATACTTATTATCAAAACCTTACCAATGTTACCCAATGGTAAGATTGATAGACAAAAATTAATTAGTGTTTTACCAAAGAGGTCTTGA
- the cysC gene encoding adenylyl-sulfate kinase → MEKKRGFILWLTGLSGAGKSTLSHGIESVLKERGISVEVLDGDIVRTNLSQGLSFSKEDRDTNVYRVGFVANLLSRNQVGVIVSLISPYRDVRNKLRETTTNFIEVYVSASLEVCEARDVKGLYLKARSGEIKGFTGIDDPYEKPINPDIVCDTSVETIEESIAKVIGFLTEQNYLTDA, encoded by the coding sequence ATGGAAAAAAAACGGGGTTTTATACTGTGGCTGACAGGACTCAGCGGTGCAGGTAAAAGTACACTTTCTCACGGCATAGAGAGTGTACTCAAGGAACGCGGAATTTCAGTAGAAGTTCTAGATGGAGATATAGTCAGAACAAATCTTTCCCAAGGTCTGAGCTTTAGCAAAGAAGACCGCGATACTAATGTTTATCGTGTTGGCTTTGTTGCAAATCTACTGAGCCGAAATCAAGTAGGAGTAATTGTTTCTTTAATTAGTCCCTATCGGGATGTGAGAAATAAACTGCGTGAAACAACAACAAATTTTATAGAAGTATATGTTAGTGCCTCTTTAGAGGTTTGTGAAGCCAGAGATGTGAAAGGTCTTTATTTAAAAGCTAGAAGTGGAGAGATTAAAGGCTTTACTGGCATTGATGATCCTTATGAAAAACCAATTAATCCTGATATTGTTTGTGATACGTCAGTTGAAACTATCGAGGAAAGTATAGCTAAGGTAATTGGTTTTCTCACAGAACAAAATTACCTTACAGATGCGTAA
- a CDS encoding MFS transporter, with amino-acid sequence MNSLPVDIVEPLDIQIPNLGSSLTKQFPPVFSKNTIRTSLQASTIDAVFASIFSLSTGGILVSNLLVELDATPIIFGMLSSIPMLVNFIQPVGAYISEQTTSRFQYSLLTFGTSRLLWLILVICIFANNFSLLNSQQLVILTLSIVFFTHLLGGLGSASWLSWLAIIVPRRLRGRYFGIRNSVCNLTNLISVPLAGLVISNWDGGTIQGYGLVLFLGIICGIVSLYCQYFQADVNPQLQNQNSLNLYVNPTEDVTKDETNWTNIIWQNSNFLIFLLYSSLWMLAVHLSAPFFNFYLLDTLDLDVTLVTIYSSLQTGANLLMLIIWGKLADRIGNRPILICVGVLVAITPLLWLGIGDDQLDFWLWLPLLHIFTGITWAAIDLCMTNMYLGIVPMKNQSIYIAIAAAVAGVSGALGTTIGGFVAQTPEFGGLLGLFAISSICRLLGLIPLIFVREQRN; translated from the coding sequence ATGAATTCTCTTCCGGTTGACATAGTTGAACCACTAGATATTCAAATTCCCAATCTGGGTTCTTCATTAACTAAACAGTTTCCACCAGTATTTTCTAAAAATACTATTCGTACCAGTCTACAAGCTTCTACAATAGACGCTGTTTTTGCATCTATTTTTTCTTTGAGTACCGGTGGAATTTTAGTCAGTAATTTGTTAGTCGAGTTGGATGCTACTCCAATCATATTTGGAATGTTATCCTCAATTCCCATGCTGGTAAATTTCATTCAACCTGTGGGTGCTTACATTTCTGAACAGACTACCAGTAGATTTCAATATTCTCTATTAACCTTTGGAACTTCTCGGTTATTGTGGCTAATTCTGGTAATTTGTATTTTTGCGAATAATTTCAGTTTACTAAATTCCCAACAGTTAGTAATATTAACACTGTCAATTGTCTTTTTTACTCATCTTTTAGGAGGATTAGGAAGTGCATCTTGGTTGAGTTGGTTAGCAATTATTGTTCCCCGCAGGTTACGAGGTAGATATTTTGGTATTCGCAATAGTGTCTGTAATCTGACGAATTTAATATCTGTACCTTTGGCTGGATTAGTAATATCAAATTGGGATGGTGGAACTATCCAAGGTTATGGATTGGTTCTCTTTTTAGGGATTATTTGTGGGATTGTTAGTTTGTATTGTCAATATTTTCAAGCAGACGTAAATCCTCAATTACAAAATCAGAACAGTCTAAATTTATATGTAAATCCGACTGAAGATGTTACCAAAGATGAGACTAATTGGACTAATATTATTTGGCAAAATTCTAATTTTTTAATATTTCTGCTTTATTCCAGTTTATGGATGTTAGCTGTACATTTGAGCGCACCTTTTTTTAACTTCTATTTATTAGATACTTTAGATTTAGATGTGACTTTAGTAACTATTTATAGTAGTCTTCAGACGGGGGCAAATCTGTTGATGTTGATTATATGGGGTAAATTAGCTGATAGAATTGGTAATCGTCCCATTCTCATCTGTGTTGGTGTTTTAGTAGCTATTACACCATTATTATGGTTAGGAATTGGTGATGATCAACTTGATTTTTGGTTGTGGTTGCCGCTTTTACATATTTTTACTGGTATCACCTGGGCAGCAATTGATTTATGTATGACTAATATGTATTTGGGAATTGTCCCAATGAAAAATCAATCTATCTATATTGCGATCGCTGCTGCTGTAGCGGGAGTGAGTGGAGCTTTAGGCACAACAATCGGCGGTTTTGTCGCCCAAACTCCCGAATTTGGCGGTTTATTAGGCTTATTTGCCATATCTAGTATATGCCGACTATTAGGGCTAATTCCCCTGATTTTTGTTCGAGAACAGAGGAATTAG
- a CDS encoding acetyl-CoA carboxylase carboxyltransferase subunit beta codes for MANNEESRGLKSLFDWFANRRKSGSSNLERQEREIADGLWHKCPKCSVLSYTKDLKANQMVCADCGHHNRVDSDERIRQLIDANTWKPLDENLRPTDPLQFRDRKLYSDRLRETQEKLGLIDAVKTGLGQINTLPLALGVMDFRFMGGSMGSVVGEKLTRMIEQATQRRYPVVIICTSGGARMQEGMLSLMQMAKISAALQRHRDSKLLYIPILTNPTTGGVTASFAMLGDIIIAEPKATIGFAGRRVIEQTLREKLPEDFQTAEDLLKHGFVDDIVPRTQLKTTLTQLIALHQPLPTTTPNMVLWETMKLSSTAVE; via the coding sequence ATGGCAAACAACGAAGAATCACGCGGTTTAAAGTCTCTATTTGATTGGTTTGCAAATCGGCGCAAATCAGGAAGTTCCAATTTAGAACGCCAAGAACGGGAAATTGCCGATGGTTTGTGGCATAAATGCCCTAAATGTAGTGTTCTTAGCTACACAAAGGATTTAAAAGCTAATCAAATGGTTTGCGCTGATTGTGGTCATCATAATCGGGTTGATAGTGATGAACGAATTCGTCAATTAATTGATGCTAATACTTGGAAACCATTGGATGAAAATTTACGCCCAACGGATCCATTACAGTTCCGCGATCGCAAACTCTATAGCGATCGCTTGCGAGAAACACAAGAAAAACTCGGACTTATAGATGCTGTTAAAACTGGGTTAGGACAAATTAATACTTTACCCTTAGCCCTAGGAGTCATGGACTTCCGATTTATGGGTGGAAGCATGGGTTCTGTTGTTGGTGAAAAACTCACCCGCATGATTGAACAAGCCACCCAACGGCGTTATCCTGTTGTGATTATTTGCACATCAGGCGGTGCGAGAATGCAGGAAGGAATGCTGTCTTTAATGCAAATGGCCAAGATATCCGCAGCACTCCAACGTCACCGAGATTCTAAACTATTATATATTCCCATTTTAACTAATCCCACTACCGGAGGTGTTACCGCCAGTTTTGCCATGTTGGGTGATATCATCATCGCTGAACCAAAAGCAACTATTGGTTTTGCGGGAAGACGGGTAATTGAACAAACTCTCAGAGAAAAACTACCGGAAGATTTCCAAACCGCTGAGGACTTACTTAAACACGGATTTGTTGATGATATCGTCCCCCGGACACAATTAAAAACTACTCTGACACAATTAATTGCTCTGCATCAACCCTTACCCACAACTACACCAAACATGGTTTTGTGGGAAACAATGAAATTAAGTTCTACTGCTGTTGAATAG
- a CDS encoding prepilin peptidase: MDILINILISIIVFVLGASLGSFINVVVYRLPAGLSVLWPPSRCPKCFNRLKAYDNVPVFGWLWLKGRCRYCQTQISRRYPLVEALTGIIFLIVFWVFQFSIFTIGYWAFFSWLLALSLIDLDTMTLPNPLTKSGLILGIVFQMAIAWLSEPTLAGLSKRLITAIAGAVLGLYLFDAIALLGSMAFGKTVMGAGDAKLAAMMGVWLGWRYLLLAGFISCILGVFIGGGAILFSRHQMGQKMPFGPFLAIGAVITVFSGETILSHYMRLFLPGY; this comes from the coding sequence ATGGACATTTTGATTAATATTCTCATCAGTATCATTGTCTTTGTCTTAGGTGCATCTCTCGGTAGTTTTATTAATGTTGTAGTTTATCGGCTACCGGCTGGTTTGTCAGTGCTGTGGCCACCTTCTCGCTGTCCCAAGTGCTTCAATAGGTTAAAAGCCTATGATAATGTCCCGGTTTTCGGTTGGTTGTGGTTAAAAGGGCGGTGTCGTTATTGCCAAACTCAGATTTCCCGCCGTTATCCATTAGTAGAGGCGTTAACAGGGATAATATTTTTAATAGTATTTTGGGTTTTTCAATTTTCAATTTTCACCATCGGCTATTGGGCTTTTTTTAGTTGGTTATTAGCTCTATCTCTCATAGATTTAGATACAATGACCTTACCTAACCCCCTGACTAAATCCGGTTTAATCTTAGGGATAGTCTTTCAAATGGCTATTGCTTGGTTATCAGAACCGACTTTGGCGGGATTATCAAAACGCTTAATAACAGCTATAGCCGGTGCGGTTCTGGGCTTATATCTGTTTGACGCGATCGCCCTTTTAGGTTCTATGGCTTTTGGCAAAACGGTCATGGGTGCAGGTGACGCTAAATTAGCTGCTATGATGGGAGTATGGTTAGGATGGCGTTATTTGCTACTAGCGGGTTTTATCTCCTGCATCTTGGGAGTATTTATAGGAGGGGGCGCAATTCTCTTCTCCCGTCACCAAATGGGACAAAAAATGCCTTTTGGACCTTTCCTAGCCATAGGAGCAGTAATCACTGTGTTTAGCGGTGAAACTATTTTGTCCCACTATATGAGATTATTTTTGCCTGGATATTAA